The Pseudomonadota bacterium sequence CGGCCTTCATAATGTTTGCCGACGCTGATCACGGAAATATTCCCTGCAATGTCCGGTCTGGGGGTGCATTCCCGTTCGCGAATATCCTCCAGGCTCTCTTCCATTCTTCCGGAAGCGCGGATGAAATCTTTCCACTTCCCGGTCACCGAAAACAGGGAGGAGACCAGCGCCATGGTCCGGCCGGTCAACAGGTTGCAGGCAATCAGTTTGCCGATACTTAAGAGCTGGGCATGAATCAGATAGACTCCGACCGTGAGAACCACAACGGTCGTCACCGTTTGCATCACTGTGGCAAAGACCATCGTCTGCTGGGCGGCCATTCGCCTCCTGGTGTCAAGGTCTGTCGACTGGTCGGCCAACACGCGCCAGCTTCGCAGAAAGGATCCGGCGCCGGGGGTGGTCCGGACGACGTCAAGACAGTTCAGGGTCTCGCCCATGAAGGAGAGCTTCTGGGTGTTTTTCTGCTCGGCCTCCTTGGACAATCTGGTCTGCCGGGCCTGGAGCAGGAGTCCGGTCACGGTAAAGAGCAGGACAAGGATCATGGCGACAACCATGATCTGCCAGGCGATGATCCCGATCACCGTCAGATACAGAACGAGAAAGGGGATATCGGCGATTGCCAGCAGATAGCTCGATGAGACGAAATCGCGCGACTGGGTGAGATCCCGATAATTCGACAGGAAGCGGGGGAAACCGCCGGGGGGAAGCTCCACCTGGGAAACCATCCTCGACCAGAGTTTTTCATCGCTCTGCAGGGTCAGGTCGACACTGATCCGTTCGGTGACCCAGCTGCGGACGAGCCGCATCGCGGCATCGGTTGCCAGGTAGATCGCCATGCCGAAAACGAGGGCCCAGAGAGTTTCAAATAGGCCATTCAAGGCGATCTTGTCATAGATCAGCAGGGCGAAAATCGGCAGCAGCAGCTGCCCGGTGTTGATGAAAAGACTGGCGATCCCGACTTCCGCCCAGGCACCGCGGAGCTTCGGCCACAAGGCCGACAGGGAGGCGAAGCCTCCGGACTTGTCCTCGCTCGGCGCCATGTTCAGGACGACCGCCTCGACATTTTGTTCATCAGCGGGACTGACCTTTTCAGGCAGCGGTGAGCCATCTTCGGCCAGATATTGCCAGCGGTGCTCAATGCGATACAGGAGAGAAAAGGAGTTGTCTCCATCCCGCAGCAGAATGAGGTTACCGGGAATGCCGAACACCTCTTTCAATGGGCCGCTGAAATGGCGGGCGGAAAGAGCGTCATGTTCGAGCTTAGGGATTTCGGAAAGCCAGTCAGCGGAAGTAACAAGGCGTCTGAACCCCTTTTGCCATCGGGAAGCCAGTTCGCGATCAGGACCGCAGAGCGCTGAAACTGCCTGCAGCACAGCTTGTCCGGCAAGAGTTTTCGCAGGCGCTTCAGGAGGTGTGGGGTGAACTGGTTCGGTCATCAGATGAGGTTCTACCGCGATAGAAAGATTTGTCAAGGCCTGTCAAAGTTTGAAGTTCCCTGTGACAGATTGAGAACGCTACCCTTACAGGAATTTGTGTCCTGTAAGGGTCTGAGCTTGTCGCTTTGCAGGTTCAGCTTACATCAGGGAAAGTGATGCATCATGATTAAGCAACATCCCAGATGATCTGCGCTAAAACAGTGCCACCAGCTCCCGGGGTGTCATCAATTGTGTAGGTGGCGTCGGTTCCAGTAAATGCCGGAGTCATCTCCTCGCCTCCGACAGCGGAAAAGGTGAGAGTATCTCCGGCATCAACTCTGATGGTCAACTCCGAAGCGTTGCCGTTATTGACCATGCTCTGGATATCGGCGCTGGTAATAATAAGCTTTGTATTGACGCCGTCTCCGCTGATGTCGAGTGTTTCCACGTTTTTCGTAATATCGGCAAGGATCGTTAAATCGTAATCCCCTCCCGCCAGGTCATGAAGCACCACCGTGTCTATATCCATGCCATTAGCATCGGTTCCGCCGTCAATCGCATCCGTTGCAGTAGGCAAAGACTGTGACGAGAGATGGAAGATATCATTGCCGATATCTCCCGACACCTCAAGGTCCACACCCTGATCGGCAAAGATGGTGTCGTTGCCGGCGCCGCCGTAGAGGCGGTCATTACCGGCCCCACCCACCAATACGTTGTCAAAACTGTCACCGTAAAGCTGGTCATTTCCCCCGGAACCGGTCAGGTTTTCAATGTTAAAGAACCGGTCTCCCTGGGCATCACCAGGAACCAAATCCTGGAGGCTCCAGTTGTCCGGGTTGAGTGAAGCAACAACCCCAGTGCTTATATTTTCATAGGACGCAGTATCGGTGCCGGTGCCGCCATCCATGGCGTCTCCGCCAGAACCACCAATTAGAGTGTCATTGCCGCTATCACCAAAGAGGATATCATCCCCAACACTGCCATTAAGTGTATCATTATCAGCACCGCCATACAGGATGTCATTTCCCCATCCGCCGTAGAGGTTGTCATCACCTGTGCCACCTGACAGGGTGTTGTTGCTGGCATCACCGGCTAGGGTGTCGCCAAAGGATGATCCTTCAATGTTTTCAATGGAGATAAGCGTATCACCCTGAGCATCCCCTGTGTATGTTCCGAAATTTGGATTAATTGCAGCCAAGACCCCGGAACTGGCGTGATTATAGCTGGCGGTATCGATTCCTGCCCCGCCGTCCAGAATGTCGCCATTCAGACCGTCGAAACCGCCCAGCCCTTCAAGAATATCATTCCCGTCTCCACCGACTAGCGTGTTGATCCCATTATCACCTATCAGATGATCATCGTTTGCTGAACCGGTCAGATTTTCAATACTATCGAATGTGTCTCCCGCTGCATCGTATGTCTGGATTACAGTGTCACCGAATGTAAAATCTCCTGGAAGAGTGAGTGATGCAGTGACGCCCTGTCCGGACATGCTGTACGTTGCTGTATCGATGCCCGCGCCACCATAGAGTTGATCCGCGCCTGCGCCGCCGAGCAGGATATCATCTCCTTCATCACCGTAGAGAATGTCGTCCCCATCCTGCCCCTCAATGGTGTCATTTCCTTTGCCGCCATGAATAATATCAATGCCGTCACCACCCCAAATATGATCATGCCCGGCTCCGGCATTTACAGTATCGTCACCCCCCCCGGCATCAATATCCATCCCGAGACCAGCTCGCGGCAATACGGCAACAGGCGTTCCGTCGGTATTGTCGGGCACTGTAAAGTCAGACACATCCGTGGCTTCTTTCCAACTTAGATACAAGCTGTCCGTTGCCTGATAACTGGTGCCACCAGCCACAACGGTTCCATTCGCAGTGAAATCGGCCCTGAACTCTGTTGACCCGGTATCAGTAACTGTATAGACAACATCCACATCGAAACCACCGACCAATGCGGTAATGTCATCAGGGGTAAATGTCCACTCGTTACCGGTCTGGCTTACTGTTATTCCCGGTCCTGCTTGAAGAGCGAAATCAGGGATAAGATTCCATTCCGGACTCGCCACCAACACTATGGATGTGATTTCTGCGAAGTTGTTGAAGTTGAAATGCAACCTCTTCACCCAGGTTGATTGGGTTGAATCACCGCTGAATAAACCATTGTTGCCTATCGTGTCAGTTCCGGATGTGCCGGTTATCACTTCGCGCGTTGCCTGGCCAGCTGGGCTTGCGGCGGCTTCATGGGCGGCAACATCTCCGGCGGGGTCGTAGGCCCCGGCGGGCAGGGTTGTTGGCGGTATACCTCCAGTTAATTTAAGCTCGGATGACGTATAAAGATTCACATGACATGTCGGAGCTACAGTATCAACCGAATAGGTGAGGGCAAAAGGAGCATCTGAACTGACAGCACCGGTTCCGGCATTTCCTGCCAAATCTGTATAGCTGCCGGCGATGGTAATAACGTTGCCGGTAGAGGCGGTTTCGATAGAAGGCGTGAAGGTGGCGGTCCAGGTTATACCACCATCACTACTGGTGAAGACATCATGGCTCCCACTCGTAACTGTTACATCGTCTCCCAAAGCATCTTCGAAGTTGGTTACCTCCTCGCTAAAGGTAATCGTAATTGTCGAGTGTTCCCCGATTATAAGATCCGTATCCGTCATTTGAATGTTTGTAACCCAGGGGTTCTCTTCATCCAGGTTGTTCACGGTCAAATTAAAAGCCTCGGTGTGGATCAGCCCGCCACCATCCGTTACCTGGACGTTGATCGCAAGGTCCGGGTTGGACTCGAAGTCGATGCTTCCGTTAACACGAAGTTCGTTGCCGACAATGCTTACCAGACCGTTATCGGCGTCGTTCGTGCCGTCCCCGGAGGCGAGTGAGTAGGTGAAAGATTCACCCGCATCAACATCTGTCGCGGAAAGCGTGCCGATAACCGTCCCGTTCGCTGCATTCTCATTCACGGTGCTGCCGGAAAGGGTGATATCGGTCGGCGCCTCGTTGATATCGTTCACTGCCACATTCAGGGCCTCGGTGTGGCTTAGTCCGCCACTATCCGTCACCCGGATATTGATCGCAAGGTTCGGGTTGGTCTCGAAGTCGATGCTTCCGTTAACACGAAGTTCGTTGTCGACAATGCTTACCAGACCATTGTCGGCGTCGTTCGTACCGTTTCCGGAAACAAGCTCATAAGTGAAGTTGTCTCCAGCATCAACATCCGCCGCGGAAAGCATGGCGATGACAGAGCCCGGTGTCGCGTTCTCATTGACGGTGCCGGTGGAAAGATTGACAGCAGTCGGTGCATCATTCTGGCCGGTGATCGTGATGGTCGCGGTCTGAGGGGTGGAACTCAGTCCGTTGTTATCGGTAACGGTATAGGTGAAGGAGTCGGTTGCGGTTGCTCCGGCGGCCAGTGATTCAAACTGTCCGTTCGGATCGTAACTGAAGGTGCCGTCGTCGTTATTGACTACAGTTCCCAGGGTGGTTGTACTGTCGGTACTGAAAATATGCGTATCACCGAAATCGTCACTGTAATCGGCGGCAACGATGATAGCCGGGCCATCCTCGTTTGCGGCGCCAGCTACAGCAAGGGCGACAGGAGCATCATTCTGGCCGGTGATAGTGATGGTGACCGTTGCAGTGTCGGTGCCGCCATTGCCGTCATTTACGGTATAGGTGTAGGTTTCCGTCAGACTCTGCCCCACGCCCAGCTCCTGAACCGCCGGGTTCGTGTTGTCCAAAGTATAGGTGTAGCTGCCGTCCGTATTGTGAGTGAAAGTTCCGTACTGGTCTCCATTCGTATAATCAACATTTGTAACCGTTAAATTATTCCCTTCCGGATCACTATCAACACCGTTGCCGTTATCGTCAGTGATCATGTTGCCGTTGACGCTTATGGTGTCTTCCGCAATAACATTGGTGTTGGCGGTAGCGGTCGGTGCACTGTTTTCGCCGTTGATGGTGATGGTGACGGTCGAAGTATCGGTGCCGCCATTACCGTCAGCTATGGTGTAGGTGTAGGTTTCCGTCAGGCTCTGGCCCGGCCCCAGCGCCTGAACCGCCGGGTTCGTGTTGTCCAAAGTATAGATGTAGCTGCCGTCCGTATTGTGAGTGAAAGTTCCGTACTGGTCTGCACCGGTCTTATCAATTGCAGTAACCATCAAGTTGTCGCCTTCCGGATCACTATCAACCCCGTTGCCGTCATCGTCGGTGATCATGTTGCCGCTGACACTTACGGTGTTTTCAATGATGCTATTGGTGTTGGCGGTGGCTGTCGGTGCATTGTTCCCACCGTTAATAGTGATGGTGACGGTCGAAGTATCGGCGCCGCCATTGCCGTCATCCACGGTATAAGTGTAGGTTTCCGTCAGACTCTGACCCAAGCCCAGCGCCTGAACCGCGGGGTTCGTGTTGTCCAACGTATAGGTGTAACTGCCGTCCGTATTGTGAGTGAAAGTTCCGTACTGGTCTGCCCCGGTTTTGTCAATTGCAGTAACCATCAAGCTATCGCCTTCCGGATCACTATCAACCCCGTAGCCGTCATCGTCGGTGATCATGTTGCCGCTGACGCTCACACCACCTTCTGCGATGGAATTGAGGTTGGCGGTGGCGATCGGAGCATCGTTGGTGCCGTTGATGGTGATGGTGACGGTCGAAGTATCGGCGCCGCCAGTGCTGTCAGTAACAGTGTAGGTGTAAGTTTCTGTCAGGCTCTGTCCCTCGGCAAGCGTCTGAACCAACTGGTTCGTGTTGTCGAGGGTATAGGTGTAGCTGCCGTCCGGGTTATCCAAAGTGAAAGTTCCGTACTTATCGGCACCGGTATTGTCAATTGCAGTAACCGTAAAGCTGTCACCTTCCGGATCGCTGTCAACTCCGTAGCCGTCATTGTCGGTGATTATGTTGCCGCTGACGTTTATGGAGTTTTCAGCAATGGTATTGCTGTTCACCGTTGCGATCGGCGCATCGTTAGTGCCTGTGATAGTGATGGTAACCGTCTGAGGGGCGGAACTCAGCCCGTTGTTATCGGTAACGGTGTAGGTGAAGGAGTCGGTGGCGGTTGCTCCGGTAGCCAGTGATTCAAACTGGCCGTTCGGATTGTAGCTAAAGGTGCCGTCGCCATTGTTGACGACAGTGCCCAGAGTGCCGTTGTTATCGATGCTGAAGGTATGGGTGTCGCCCGCATCAATATCACTGTAATCGGCGGTAATGATAATCGGCGGACCATCCTCGTTTGCGACAGCCGCTACTGTGAGGGCAATAGGCGCCTCGTTGACATCCGTAACATTCAAGATGACGGTTTCAACGTTGGAAAGGTTCCCTGCTGCATCCTGGGCCTGGATAGTAAGATTGTAGCTGGTCGTTCCCGATTCGAAATCGATAAAGGCCGCACCTTCGGCGGTGAGGCTGATCATGCCTGTTTCACTGTCGATCGCGAACAGCGGGTTGCCTGATCCGTCCTGGGGGATAGTGCCGGTGAGGCTGTAGGTAATGGTGTCGCCGGGCAGGTCTGCGTCGGTGGCGTCTGCGTCGGCGCCGACAATAAATCCGGCGCTTGCGTTTTCGGCAAGGTTCGCGCTGGCGTTATCCACCGTTAATACCGGTGCGCTGTCGTTCACCGGGGTGAGATGGACGGTGACCGTTTCGATGTTGCTTGGGTTGAAGCCGTCGGTGGCGAGAATCTCCAGGGTGTAACTGGTGGGGCCACCGTCATAGTCGATAAAGGCTGCCCCTTCGGCGGTCAGGCTGATCTCGCCGGTGACGGAGTGGATCGTGAAGAGAGCGTTGCCGCTGCCGTCAACCGGAATGGTCCCGGTCAGGAGGAAGGCAATGGGGTCCGCCGGAACATCCGCATCGGTCACGTCACCGTCGGCGCCAATGATGACCCCGGCAGCCGCGTCTTCCGGGATGTAGACGTTCGCGTTGTCGACGGTGAGTACCGGCGGGTTGTCGTTCACCGGGGTGAGGTTGACGGTGACCGTTTCGATATTGCTGGTGTTGGTTCCGTCGGAGGCCTGGACCGCAAGGGTATAACTGGTCTGTCCCTTGTCGTAGTCGATGAAATTGGCACCTTCGGCGGTGAGGCTGATCTCGCCGGTACTGTTGTCGATCGCGAACAGGGCGTTGCCGGAGCCGTCGGTCGGCACGGTGCCGAAAAGGCTGAAGGTCACGGTGTCCATCGGGGTGTCACCATCGTTTGCATCGGCATCGGCACCGGCGATGACCCCGGCGACTGCGTTTTCGGCAAGATTCACACTGGTGTTATCGACGGTGAGGACGGGCGCGTTGTCGTTGACCGGGGTGAGGTTGACGGTGATTGTCTCGATATTGCTCACGTTTACTCCGTCGAAGGCCTGAACGTCCAGGGTGTAGCTGGTGGTTCCCGACTCGTAGTCGATATACGCTGCGCCTGCAGCGGTGAGGCTGATCTCGCCGGTGGCACTGTCAATCCTGAACAGCGGGTTGGTTCCGTCCGTCGGCCCTCCGCCGACAAGGGTGTAGGTGATGGTGTCGCCTGGAAGGTCCGCATCGGTGGCGTCACCGTCGGCGCCGGTGATGATCCCGGCGGCTGCGTTTTCGGCAAGGTCCACACTGGTGTTGTCGACGGTGAGAATGGGGGCGTTGTCGTTGACCGGGGTAATGTTGACGGTGACCTGCTCGTTGGCTGCGGACCAGGTTCCGGCTGTGTCTCGTGCTTCAATGCCAAACTGGAAGCTATTGAAACCGGTTTCGAAATCGTTGGCCTCCGCGATCAATCCGGCGGCGGTCAGGGTGATCTGGCCGCTGCTGTCGATCCGGAAATAGCCGTCGACACTCAGCTTGCTGTCGAAAGGATCGGCGTCAGCGGTGCTGAAACGGTAATCGGTGATCCCGGTGTCGTCGGTGGCGGCCACGGTGGCGACCACGTCCCCGGTACCCTGGTTCTCTGCATAATTGAAAGTTTGTCCGGGCAAGACCACCGGCGCGGTGTTGTCGACATCGGTGATGTTGATGGTGACCGTTTCGGTGTTGCTGGTGTTGCTCCCGTCGTCGGCCTGGATGTCCAGGGTGTAGCTTGCAGGGCCGGTGCCGGAGTTGATATAGGTTGCGCCGGCCGCCGTGAGGCTGATTGCGCCGGTGGCGGTGTCGACGGTAAAGATGTCGTTGCCGCTGCCGTCCTGCGGGATGGTCCCGGTGAGGTTGAAGGTAATGGTGTCGGCCGGTGCGTCCGCGTCGGTCGCGTCACCGTCACCGCCGGGAATGATCCCCGCCGCGGAATTTTCCGGGATGTAGAGAATGGAGTTGTCCACCGTCAACACCGGCGCATTGTCGTTGACCGGGGTGAGATTGACGGTGACCGTTTCGAGGTTGCTTAAGTTCGCCCCGTCGGAGGCCTGGACGGTGAGGGTGTAGCTGGTCTGTCCATTGTCGTAGTCGATATAGGCGGCGCCGTCGGTGGTGAGGCTGATCTCGCCGGAGATGCTGTCGATTGCGAACAGCGGGTTGCCGGAGCCGTCGGTCGGCACGCCGCCGAAAAGGCTGAAGGTGATGGTGTCGGCCGGGTTGTCGCCGTCGATGGCGGCGGCGTCGGCGATGATCCCGGCGCTTGCGTCTTCGGCGAGGTTGACGACGGTGTTG is a genomic window containing:
- a CDS encoding VCBS domain-containing protein, giving the protein MAKRTESGNGKATEQHDQAQSIESAVVGADGTISIPHAAADLKSVDVADVDLLLGFADGSFVIIPNGALAAISESEHPVVFSDDGAGADALTPSAGDSPATLGDLFKMVGATKIIDGGNLAVVSENVDSPEETADEDILGYSEENDVFADLAILSEPVVKISSGGKGPGGYQHTEPPPALSDIEPFTEPDVAVRPILKNGHVTEDLSDNESPVVAPGQSLSYAENQTIAPTTVGTVVSVVTAYDNVGVTDFRFSDSGTDTSSDNYFTISAQGQISITTAGIQPGVAQNDFETGPNIFSYAIEACDAEGNWSTPENITLNVTNLDEVHPVVTPGQSPLEYVGGKTAANPGVGTVAASDDTGVFDYRFTTADADPADSTLSADGYFRIGADGRISLTAAGLAAEANSFAVGNNTFTYGVEARDTVGNWSNPENITLSILPNVSSSDITDPVVTPGQTIFYAENRTAADPAVGNVAAGDDVGVTGFRFSTTGTTTSSDTYFTIDSSGRITLTAAGLAAQANDFENGLNSFTHGIQARDAAGHWSASENVTITLTPVNDNAPVLTVDNATVTLAEDAAAGIIAGADGDATDGDLPGDTLTYSLTGTIPQDGSGNDLFRIDGATGEISLTAEGANFIDYDAGATSYTLEVQASDGVNTSNIQTITVNLTPANDNAPVLTVNNTTVNLMEGTAAGIIADGDATDGDTPIDTITFSLSGAVPTDSSGNPLFVIDGSTGEISLTTEGAAFINFDGGQTSYILGVQATDGTNLSNIETVIVNITPANDNTPVLTVDNANVYIAENAGAGIIIGGDADATDGDLPGDTLTFSLTGGIPTDGSGNPLFAINTTGEISLTAAGETFIDYESGTTSYTLFVQATDGTNTSNIETVTVHLTPVNDNAPILTIDNATVNLAEDAAAGIIAGADADATDTDVPTDSLTYSLTGTIPVDGSGNPLFRIDTATGEISLTAEGAAFIDYDAGATSYTLAVQASDGVNTSNIESVTVNLTPANDNAPVLTVNNTVVNLAEDASAGIIADAAAIDGDNPADTITFSLFGGVPTDGSGNPLFAIDSISGEISLTTDGAAYIDYDNGQTSYTLTVQASDGANLSNLETVTVNLTPVNDNAPVLTVDNSILYIPENSAAGIIPGGDGDATDADAPADTITFNLTGTIPQDGSGNDIFTVDTATGAISLTAAGATYINSGTGPASYTLDIQADDGSNTSNTETVTINITDVDNTAPVVLPGQTFNYAENQGTGDVVATVAATDDTGITDYRFSTADADPFDSKLSVDGYFRIDSSGQITLTAAGLIAEANDFETGFNSFQFGIEARDTAGTWSAANEQVTVNITPVNDNAPILTVDNTSVDLAENAAAGIITGADGDATDADLPGDTITYTLVGGGPTDGTNPLFRIDSATGEISLTAAGAAYIDYESGTTSYTLDVQAFDGVNVSNIETITVNLTPVNDNAPVLTVDNTSVNLAENAVAGVIAGADADANDGDTPMDTVTFSLFGTVPTDGSGNALFAIDNSTGEISLTAEGANFIDYDKGQTSYTLAVQASDGTNTSNIETVTVNLTPVNDNPPVLTVDNANVYIPEDAAAGVIIGADGDVTDADVPADPIAFLLTGTIPVDGSGNALFTIHSVTGEISLTAEGAAFIDYDGGPTSYTLEILATDGFNPSNIETVTVHLTPVNDSAPVLTVDNASANLAENASAGFIVGADADATDADLPGDTITYSLTGTIPQDGSGNPLFAIDSETGMISLTAEGAAFIDFESGTTSYNLTIQAQDAAGNLSNVETVILNVTDVNEAPIALTVAAVANEDGPPIIITADYSDIDAGDTHTFSIDNNGTLGTVVNNGDGTFSYNPNGQFESLATGATATDSFTYTVTDNNGLSSAPQTVTITITGTNDAPIATVNSNTIAENSINVSGNIITDNDGYGVDSDPEGDSFTVTAIDNTGADKYGTFTLDNPDGSYTYTLDNTNQLVQTLAEGQSLTETYTYTVTDSTGGADTSTVTITINGTNDAPIATANLNSIAEGGVSVSGNMITDDDGYGVDSDPEGDSLMVTAIDKTGADQYGTFTHNTDGSYTYTLDNTNPAVQALGLGQSLTETYTYTVDDGNGGADTSTVTITINGGNNAPTATANTNSIIENTVSVSGNMITDDDGNGVDSDPEGDNLMVTAIDKTGADQYGTFTHNTDGSYIYTLDNTNPAVQALGPGQSLTETYTYTIADGNGGTDTSTVTITINGENSAPTATANTNVIAEDTISVNGNMITDDNGNGVDSDPEGNNLTVTNVDYTNGDQYGTFTHNTDGSYTYTLDNTNPAVQELGVGQSLTETYTYTVNDGNGGTDTATVTITITGQNDAPVALAVAGAANEDGPAIIVAADYSDDFGDTHIFSTDSTTTLGTVVNNDDGTFSYDPNGQFESLAAGATATDSFTYTVTDNNGLSSTPQTATITITGQNDAPTAVNLSTGTVNENATPGSVIAMLSAADVDAGDNFTYELVSGNGTNDADNGLVSIVDNELRVNGSIDFETNPNLAINIRVTDSGGLSHTEALNVAVNDINEAPTDITLSGSTVNENAANGTVIGTLSATDVDAGESFTYSLASGDGTNDADNGLVSIVGNELRVNGSIDFESNPDLAINVQVTDGGGLIHTEAFNLTVNNLDEENPWVTNIQMTDTDLIIGEHSTITITFSEEVTNFEDALGDDVTVTSGSHDVFTSSDGGITWTATFTPSIETASTGNVITIAGSYTDLAGNAGTGAVSSDAPFALTYSVDTVAPTCHVNLYTSSELKLTGGIPPTTLPAGAYDPAGDVAAHEAAASPAGQATREVITGTSGTDTIGNNGLFSGDSTQSTWVKRLHFNFNNFAEITSIVLVASPEWNLIPDFALQAGPGITVSQTGNEWTFTPDDITALVGGFDVDVVYTVTDTGSTEFRADFTANGTVVAGGTSYQATDSLYLSWKEATDVSDFTVPDNTDGTPVAVLPRAGLGMDIDAGGGDDTVNAGAGHDHIWGGDGIDIIHGGKGNDTIEGQDGDDILYGDEGDDILLGGAGADQLYGGAGIDTATYSMSGQGVTASLTLPGDFTFGDTVIQTYDAAGDTFDSIENLTGSANDDHLIGDNGINTLVGGDGNDILEGLGGFDGLNGDILDGGAGIDTASYNHASSGVLAAINPNFGTYTGDAQGDTLISIENIEGSSFGDTLAGDASNNTLSGGTGDDNLYGGWGNDILYGGADNDTLNGSVGDDILFGDSGNDTLIGGSGGDAMDGGTGTDTASYENISTGVVASLNPDNWSLQDLVPGDAQGDRFFNIENLTGSGGNDQLYGDSFDNVLVGGAGNDRLYGGAGNDTIFADQGVDLEVSGDIGNDIFHLSSQSLPTATDAIDGGTDANGMDIDTVVLHDLAGGDYDLTILADITKNVETLDISGDGVNTKLIITSADIQSMVNNGNASELTIRVDAGDTLTFSAVGGEEMTPAFTGTDATYTIDDTPGAGGTVLAQIIWDVA
- a CDS encoding ATP-binding cassette domain-containing protein — translated: MTEPVHPTPPEAPAKTLAGQAVLQAVSALCGPDRELASRWQKGFRRLVTSADWLSEIPKLEHDALSARHFSGPLKEVFGIPGNLILLRDGDNSFSLLYRIEHRWQYLAEDGSPLPEKVSPADEQNVEAVVLNMAPSEDKSGGFASLSALWPKLRGAWAEVGIASLFINTGQLLLPIFALLIYDKIALNGLFETLWALVFGMAIYLATDAAMRLVRSWVTERISVDLTLQSDEKLWSRMVSQVELPPGGFPRFLSNYRDLTQSRDFVSSSYLLAIADIPFLVLYLTVIGIIAWQIMVVAMILVLLFTVTGLLLQARQTRLSKEAEQKNTQKLSFMGETLNCLDVVRTTPGAGSFLRSWRVLADQSTDLDTRRRMAAQQTMVFATVMQTVTTVVVLTVGVYLIHAQLLSIGKLIACNLLTGRTMALVSSLFSVTGKWKDFIRASGRMEESLEDIRERECTPRPDIAGNISVISVGKHYEGRPAALEGVSFAVAPGERIALLGRPGAGKSTLLRCLGGLCRPDTGQILFDGLDLDDISRFDRVKWLAYKAQDPAIFAGTLESNLRISGCTDAARFGEAIWASGLENELKSGRMSLGMDLAERGSNLSGGQRQKVALARVFAQSSRILLLDEPTLGLDPESERLLAERLPKLLDRSAVLIMTTHSPVMLAMVRRIIALDGGRVVADGPREKLVTLSPKKSAGA